CAAACCTGCTGAGCACCAAAACCAACAAAGGATACCTACTCTGAGCCATTGGCAGCAAAGCATTTCAAATGGATTGTGACAACTTCTGGGGTTTTGTCAAACAGAAGACTTCTCTCAGCTTCTGTGTAGTGATGACAGTTCTCACAGAAATATTTATCCTGACCCACAATTCGCTCCACAGAGGCAAACTGAGAAATGGCCCACTTCAGAGTTTTCAGCTCGGGCTTGGGATCTGGAGAAACTGAAGAACAAGAATGCAGTTTTAAGCATCTAAGATGTGTCTAAGAAGTGTTGATTGAGTAtatttaaatctgtttttaattcatctgtctgtatgtgtttttatattaaatgtactCACTCTCAGAACTGGAGTCAGAGCAGCTGGTCTCGTCCTCCTGCACAGGCACGCTGATGTCTTGAAAGTCCTCCCTTCTCTCTGTGTAACACTCACATTCCAGGCACCGTGTCCGCAGCACCAGCTGACCCTGGAACATCCACTTCAGCACATCTAGGCCTGATCGCTCTGTTTGCACAAGATGAAATGAGGAACTATTACTACTAAATGAAACTATTACTACTAAATGAAACTATTAAACCAACTAAAGATTTAGTAAATTAACTATTTACAACAATTACTGCGTTGTAATATAAACATAATTACATatgatttatgtattttacaCACTATTCAAATTCAATACTTACCCTCTTTCTTTTCCAGAACTTGAATTTCCTGAGCTGTCCTCCCAGTTTTTATTGTATCCTTCTTCTGCTTCTCTTGAGCACTACAGTTCAATTTCTCTTTGCTCTCCTCTTTCCCTCCAACATGTGAAGTAATTCGTCCCATGCTGCGGAACTTTGAGAAGATGCTGGGCTGCTTCCCAGATGGCTTCAACCAGCCAAGCTTCCCTTTCCTTGTCCTCTTGCCTACCTCTTTAGGGGAACTGTCGATCTTCTCTTCCTCTGCCGTGCTCCCTCTCTCATTCTCTTGCTCTTTTTCCCTTTGCTCATCTGCATCTTTCTGGTCGGTAAGAGAACTCTCTGTGGTTATATCACTGGAGGACTTTCGTTTCGATCGGGTCATAGGCGCGCTTTCCGCGCTTTTCTTGGACTTGCTCCGAGACTTTGGCTTCTTTTTAGCATTGCCCGCTTCTGTGTCACTCTTTCTCTTTCCACTCAGCTGACCATCAGCGTTCCCGTCCTCCTCGTGGGTGGACTCACCAGTTCCGTTGCTCTCAGTGGCATCTTTTTGGTCTCCTTGATCTTTTTTAATGGTGTCACAGGCTTCCTGGATGTTTGCAAGGATGCACTGCAGTACTTCCTGTGCATCGTGCTGCAGGTAGCCCTCGTACATAGGATTTAGCTGCCTGCAGAGGGGAATTAAGCAGATTTGctgaatatataaaaaaaatctttaaaatatttaaaaaaaacttttattggGTATCATTCTGGTCTGCAGCATTACCTGAGAGTGTTAAGCAGCCTGCGGGGTGGTGTGGCCAGCTCTTCGTCGCTGTATTTTTCTGGGTTAAGGAGAAAGCTGGACTGTAGCTGTTCCACAGATGAGATGAGGCTGTGGAAACTGCCCAGCAACTCCATATGAGCAGGTATGTTCTCTCTACAGTTCTCCTGATTacccacaaaaagaaaaaagtttactAAGCAAATCTTCAAGGAAGTTGAATCGTTTCCATTTAATTAACTAgcaaatgcttttattcaaTATGACTATCAAAATAGGAATGTTACAATGCAGGAGATTACAGTACGCATCTTTAAGCTATAGAGAGTACAAGGAAGTATTGTGATGTACGGTACAAACAATGCAAatgaaaagtgaaaatgaaGACCAACCTCATTTTTGACACCATCTTcttgtttgtctttcagtttaGCCAAATCACATAAAGATCTGATGGCCTCTTTGAAACCAGGGCAGTAATACAAGACCTGAAATTtataacaaagacaaactcagcCCGAATGTAACATGAATATGCAATTATTAAGACCTGAGTGTCATGAAAAATACATGAACTGTAGGTAAGCTGATGACATGGCAGACACATACCTGAAGGATGCTGTTCAGATAGCAGGTGTTCCCTAAATTATTAAGACCAACAAAAGGGACCAGGCACTCTCGCTTCTCACATGTTAGAGGAATTGGAGGGCAAGACGTAAGCGCGACCTGTTCATGACTAAAAGAGggaacaattacaaaaacacatcacCTTCTTTAAGATAACCTGTGTTTGATAACCGCTATAATGCATTACGTACTTCGTAGCCTCTTCTGGTTCAGCGGCGCTGTTTTCCTCCGCTGGGGTCTCGAAGTCCAGGGCCCGTTTGGTGTCCTTCTTCTGGAAGAACTTCAGAGAGAGTTTGCTTTTCTTCCCTGGACTGCTTgcggcagccaccccaccaccttcACACTGCACTTCGGACATTTTAACCACTCActgaacaaaacataaaaaacacttCAGCCAATGTCAAAGCGAAGTTACCATTTACACTTTCGCGCCAACATAACTACCAACCGCGTGTGAATCTCGTGCGCCATAGTAACTTAAGTAACGTTACAGGGAACATTTTCTGCTATCCACCGTTTACTCGAACATATAATTAACTAGCCTAATTAACTTTACATTACATCGTCTCTAGACTTGCAGATGtatctgcatttttaaatgtgtgcttaTTACACATGTATCGCAGTACGGCTAATGTTAACCGAGTATCCGCCCAACCCACACAAACCTGCACGCCGCCGCCGGCTTATTCTACAAGCTCTAACGTTACCTAACAAGAAATTCAACTATATTGGAAGGTCTTAACGTTACCTATTTGGATTTATTCGGaagaaattacattttcgcaaaaAATATATCCAAAATACGCACTTTCGTATCAAAGGTAAACAATCTGACAAGCCCGTTTACTGTGGAACTTGGCGCTTTTTCGACTAGTGAGGCTCCTCCGCCACTGCCTGAATAAAATAAGATGGTTGAATAAACTGCTTGAGATTAACGAAAAAGCGCCCATTTTTAACGATTGGATGCGTTTTTGTTTCTAACAATACAGGGTTCTTaaaattatgaataaaaatgtatttcgtTTGTCAGGCATTATTTTAGACTACCCATTTTGCTATGTGACCTGCTGCCCAGCCCACAcaaaatgttgctgttagaaCAGTTATATTCAGGTTTATAGATCGTTATCAGTAGTATGTCTATCTAAGGGGTATTTTCGGCGTTACAATAAACAACATTAGATAAATTTAAACAATAATAGAATAACAAAAGTAGTAAATCGTTAAAAAATCAATGTTTTCTCGTGTAGGCTGcctcagaaaataaaaaaactaaaaatatatatttttgaaaaacaagcaaacaatacGTGAAAATATAATACGTAAAATACGtgaaaatataatttcatactaggatgtttttttcttaatttgtcCTAAAAAGTTCACTTCCAACCTTCACCAGCAGATGGACATCAAGAACAACGTACGATTATTAtggtacaaataataaaattaaatgtggttatttggcaaatggcaCGGACATTTTTTTTGACGAAATCATAATTTTAGGTCAAAATCCATATAATTGTTTTGGGTGAGTATATATTTTAGATGCTGTATTATCATTTGCAATTTAAATGTcttgtttcattttctttttgttggAACATTGTCCTGTGGTGTCACAAATAAAATACGTGAGGCCAACTGcatctgtaaatatttaaataatttaaaatatattttctgaagaatctcatatagcctactgtagCTTTTTTGTACATGCTGTTTATGTAtagtattttactgtatagtATGTTACAGATGCGTTTGAACGGCTCACCTGGCTACATGCTGATCTCACTTGTGATCAATGGAAGAAAGGCATACGAGTGTGGTCTgttttgagggtgagtaaataacacAAGAATTAAAATTTCTGGGTAAACTATCCAATCCTCCGGCATTTACCCTCAAATGCAAAACAAGCCGGGATTGAACATCACGAGTCTGGAAATGTGAAGAAATAGACCAGCGCACAAAAGGAATGAGAGGTATGTACTGCTCTTTTTCGACCCCAGCTGTGTGCTGTTTTTTAAATCAGCACAGCAGCCTCCTTTAGCACACAAAACCTCAACCTGCCTCATTGTCTGTGACATATACTGTCAAGAGTTACACCAGCCAAATTGCACACTATACACACCTGCTAAATAACACGCAATTCATGAAGCAGAGCTcaattttaatgttatttcttGATTGTCTGCATTGCAAAGAAATTCTGAAAGTGATGGGGAAGCTGGATGAGGTGTGTTGGCTGTctgtgtgtatatgtgcatCTAACCCTGTGACTGCCATTGGATGAGAGCTGAGGGAGGGGGTGTGTTCAGGCTCACAGTATAGCGCTTGTGTTATGAGAGCCTGCTGCCGTCCCCTTCCACAAACCTCAATAACAACAGTAtcacagactgtgtgtgtgtgtgtgtgtgtgtgtgcgcgtgtgcgtgcgtgcgtgcgtgtgtgtgcgcgcgcgtgcgtgcgtgtgaagGGGAGTGAGGAGTGCCTCTACCGCTGTCGCAGCTGCCTCCCAGTGCTGGATTTCATTGAAGGTCTGTCTCGCCTCTGCAGTGCCCAAAAATAAGGGGTCCTCAGTGACTGAGGTAAGTGATGTGAGATACTACATTACACCTCTGTCAGCTctattatttaactttttaccTCTTGTTTACCTTTGCAATATGCAACACACCCACCCTAACccttatttatttctattttgcAACTGTAATGTATTATTTGCTGTTCTTCAGGTAATATATCAATATAGCTCGGATTTTATTTGGTAGTCCAGAACGTTATTTCGCTCCCTCCTCACACACTTTTGCTCGCCAACACACCATATCACTCATTGCAGACCTGGCTCTTTGATCTTCATCATTATGTGGCAGGTTTTTAGCCAAGCTGCCTACATTAACAGCATTTTTGAGCGTAATAGGCAAATGCTGTCTAGTAGAAGATGCAATCTCCCCTCTTCATAGCACAGATTTACCATCTGATTTCGCGCACTGCTGTGCCATGTTTCGGTTCACCTCCCTGCTGGGTTGGAGTAATGTCGACCAGCtggttgttgttgctgctgtgTGTCAGTCTGGCAGAGATGCGCGACACGCGGGCAGATAGCGCTGCGTTTGATCGTGTCGTAGTGCAGCATTGCGCTCATGACGCTGCGCTGTTTGGTTCGCGCGTTTGTTTTGATGGTTTGCGCCGCGAGGAACCTGCGATGGTGGTCGGCTTATTTTGAATCATCCAGAGGTGGTGAGCTCATCTGGTAAATCGCTCTGTGGTCTTCTAAGATTCGTGTGTATTGCTCGCCTTCAGCCTTAAAAATTGACAGTAGTCTGGGCAATGTACGTGTATTAGCGCATACCACTGTCAGGTGGCTTTCTTAAGGCGTTCTGAAATATACCACACGTCACTTTGACTAACATGGTTTGCTTCCGGCCATAGTGAATCAATGTATGGTATACAAAGCTGATATGCATTGAAAAGTATGTTGTATGAATACATTATGTATTCACCTGTTCGTTTACACAGCGTTATCTCAGGACTGTCTCCCTTTGAGCTTATAGATTGTTTGATGTTCTCAGGAATGCTGAGATACAGTAAGCATGTGACCCAAGGGCCACCCAGAAGTTCTGAACTcctatttgtttaaaatgtgtacagtataatataatatgcaGTATGTACAGCGTAATGTGTTACATTAATACATTCATTCATGTTACTGGATTAAGAATGAtcaaatataattcattatttgtttaggCCTGTATATGTATAAGTATATGTATactttttgttgattttttacACTGAAGTTCACTTGACTGAATAGCTTCTTGGatcttaaaaacttttaatCTGAATTCTCCaatgttcaaaataattattttagacAAAAATACCGATAtattaatttctttcattaaactacaattttattaaaaagttttTGAAATGCATGATTTGGAGAAAAATTAAGAATTTAAGATAATAGTAAGTTAGACAATAAGAACCCAAAATAAATGGGAACTCCTACAACACAACAGGGTGAGACTCGataaagtacatttttacaaattgttTGGAATACCAgctactttaaaaatgttaaaatataattaaaaaaatattttaaata
The Triplophysa rosa linkage group LG7, Trosa_1v2, whole genome shotgun sequence genome window above contains:
- the usp1 gene encoding ubiquitin carboxyl-terminal hydrolase 1, whose protein sequence is MSEVQCEGGGVAAASSPGKKSKLSLKFFQKKDTKRALDFETPAEENSAAEPEEATNHEQVALTSCPPIPLTCEKRECLVPFVGLNNLGNTCYLNSILQVLYYCPGFKEAIRSLCDLAKLKDKQEDGVKNEENCRENIPAHMELLGSFHSLISSVEQLQSSFLLNPEKYSDEELATPPRRLLNTLRQLNPMYEGYLQHDAQEVLQCILANIQEACDTIKKDQGDQKDATESNGTGESTHEEDGNADGQLSGKRKSDTEAGNAKKKPKSRSKSKKSAESAPMTRSKRKSSSDITTESSLTDQKDADEQREKEQENERGSTAEEEKIDSSPKEVGKRTRKGKLGWLKPSGKQPSIFSKFRSMGRITSHVGGKEESKEKLNCSAQEKQKKDTIKTGRTAQEIQVLEKKEERSGLDVLKWMFQGQLVLRTRCLECECYTERREDFQDISVPVQEDETSCSDSSSEISPDPKPELKTLKWAISQFASVERIVGQDKYFCENCHHYTEAERSLLFDKTPEVVTIHLKCFAANGSEMDPYAGLSKVNTPLQTPLRLSLHEWCIQPDSPDQSHQYELFAVVMHSGVTISSGHYTTYIRMMDLHQTNLKPQPQDEENEQEETKHQKTDEVPQTDYDDGEVSFSLSGRGKNVTNRASVTRMSSKAGSKRCSEGVGLLGGQRSITSYELGNSKQTNPDKASSLTSRASSTVLQNAGVKKEMEEEGVDALGEGTQVSFDSALRNLLDFEGKWMLFDDSEVRLFEEEYFLRACSSETCSTSTPYLLFYKRVSQP